The genomic region tggcctacctacgtatgttgtccaaatctactctgattggctgactatgccgttgtctcgcatctccccgccccccactaaagcagagtaaagaaaggctgaacgagcagcgtgccagatgagaacagctttaataaagtaacgcagagcattttattgtaagtaacgggaacggcgttataatgatgtaaaaagtaattagttagattactcgttactaaaaaaagtaacgccgttagtaacgccgtttatttctaacgccgttattcccatcactggtaatTAGtatcaattttaataactacaaaaatatattacatttgatagatgtcttatcttacattgtcccacaaaaatattaatatagtgtagataacattactaactggttctgttaagtgtccatttcagtcattaaacacatttaacattcacttttattatgattacactaattgaatttttttttttgggggggggaacaaaatgtaacggaataattactttccctggtaattagttacttttatgacaaagtaactccgttactaactcagttactttttgggaaaagtaactagtaactataactaattactttttgaaagtaacgtgcccaacactgcagaTATATTCCTCCCCATCTTTTGCACCAATAAATCTATATGTCTTGACCATGATAATTTACAGTCTAAAGTTACCCCCAGAAGCTTTGTTTCCTGTACTTGCTCAACAGCAACATTGTTCATTACCAGATTCAGCTGTGGTTTAGAGCTTAATCAGTGTTTTGTTCCAAACACAATACTCTTAGTTTTAGATATGTTCAAGACAAGTTTGTTATCAGACAGAAACCCATTTGAATACCATCTGCAGCGCTTTGTTACGGGCTGAGGTGATTTCATCAGTTGTTCGTGCAGACATATAGAGTGTTGAATCATCTGCATACATAGACACACAAGCTTTTTTTACAAAAAAGTGGGAGATCATTTGTAAAAAAAATTGAGAAGAGCAGTGTATTGATAATTTCACAcagggttacatgtaataaactgCATATATCATATTATTACATAATACAAGCTGTCCTTAAAAGCTTAATAATACTATGGTAAAATATATTAAGAAGACCGGCATGACAAAGGAAACCACCGAAGAAAATATCTCGCTGTGTACAGTACCAAAGCTGCAGAAGTATATTTTTGCATTGCACataacagaaaacatttgacaggAAAtacgactgaaaaaaaaaaaattacaggaaGAGATCATCACCAAACATACCATAAACAAACACTAAAGGAAATAAGAAAGAGATAATTTGTAAATCTGAAATGCTATCACATCATTCCTGAAGATACTGTACAAATAGCATTTCTATTTGCACTGTAACTTATTGTGTCTGACTCAGTCCTGTTGTCTTTTTCCTTTTCACTTCTTATTTTCACAGATCCTCGGAATGATTTattaaaactgtgtgagccaaagAAATAGATAAGGGGGTCCAAGCAACAGTTGACTCCTGCCAGGACGTAAGATGAGTAGTACGCCGTTTCCACTCGTATAAGAAGCTGACAGTGTCCAGGGAAATACTTTTTAAGAACAACTGCAACAGTCCGAGTGACATTGAGAGGGAAGAAGCAGAATCCAAAGATGACCAGACATATTCCTATCGTCCTTAGTGACTTTGTCTTGACTGACTGACTATGCAGTGATTTGCTGTTTACCTGGGTTACTGTTCGAGCCAGACAGCTGTAGCAAACCACAGCCACAGTGAAAGGCACAAGAAAGCCTAAACCAATGAGTACAAAGTTGATGATGAAGTACTTACTGGCAAGTCTGGTTTGATGTATGGAAAGGCATTGTTTGTGCCCATCTTCACTGGTAACAGGCAGCAGAATGCCATATATTATGGCGCCGATGAGCAGAAAACACCACACTCCAAAACACAGCTTCTTCACAAAGGCTTTCCGTTTTATCCTCAATGATCGTTTGAAGTGAACAACAACCACATAGCGATGAATGCTGATGAGGGTTAGGAACAGAATGCTCCCATAAAAGTGAGCACTGAGTAAGGCTATTTTCAAGGTACACAAAAAACGGCCAAACTCCCAGTTGTTCCCGTTGACAAAGTAGGCTGCCAGCAGTGGGATTGCAGGAAAGGCAAGTGCATCACTTATTGCCAAGTTGAACTGCAAAACCGTGCCAGCGTTCCATTTGGACATCCGGAAGATGAAGATCCAGAGGCTGAAGACattaagaaggagtcctattgtgtAGACCAGGCACAGGAAGACCGTTAGGCTGATGTGCTGGGATTCTTCTCGACTGCAGGTCTCGGTGGTGTTGTTCATTTTCGAGCGACAAGAAAAAATTTAATCTCTTTATTTATGTGTGGATACAGCAACTGCTAAACGATGTGAAAGAAAGAGGAAGAAGCACAAGAGGAAGAGGGCAGTTCTTCTGTTTTTTTCTCCCCTGAGGAACAGATAAAATCAGTATTGTATCAGTTCACAGAAATAACATGACCTTCTGATAAACACTGCTAAAACCTTTATATCAGCAGGATCCGTGAAGCAGAGTCAGGGTGGGCtggttttattaaaaataattgttgCAGAAGTGAAAATCACATCCCAGCATTATCAAAGTTCGATTTAACATTGAGTTCGTATACACATTATTAGGCCACTTTATttccacccatccacctgctgttttatgcagttatctaatccgcCAATCCATTGACAACAGTACAATgaataaaatcatgcagctacaaatcaagaacttcagttaatgctcacttcaaacatcagaacgggaaaaattatgatctctgtgactttcactgcggcatggatgttggtttgagtcagatggactggtttgagtatttcagaaactgctgatctcgtggggttttcatacacagcaatctgtagagtttacacagaatggcgtgaaaaaaaacattgagtgagcgacagttctgtgggtggaaacaagtgccttgttgataagagagggcagaggaaaatggccagattggttcgagccaccaggaaggatatagtaactcatagcaactcttaacaaccatggtgagcagaaaagcatctcagcatgcaacagcagaacagcacGTTGGGTTCCAAATGTTGATAACTCAAAAACAAGTcagcttaaaggatatgggacatggatttttttctggacataattatgtataaaggacataagaaatgccatctaaatcactgcagggcgtcaaaaatgtgaaaatcatcacattattcaagttttttttatacatcagcgtaaaacaaggattcgttaatgagctaggcggtcacgtgacccgtgacgcaacaaaaactttccaaggagccagcgcttgggaatctaatgtaaacaggttaccgaaatggacaccatcgacagtgacattcccgatgtttcacagagatgtgaagttagaccctatcaattcgaaccgatagctggaaattcacatgaacgtagatcttgtctttactctgacgggtcagatgattctgagagtgagagttcattcagtccccatgaaactgaaagcggtcggctggataacacttcctggtaagtttaaacaattctgctcaaaggctaatgatctgttgaaagaagtattatttttgtatcatacattgaaagttcatcatagatctagctaaagtccgttgcaagctaggttttttttgctgatatttttcgagattgattgagatacaatgcttccagagtccgagatgaaaacattcaaaatggcgaaacgagtcagaattatgataatcaataattgatacacccaaaattataatactaatccttacctcggctttcagacgcttagcgaatgcacctcgtggtggccgtagcacttctggtttcactccgccgtcttgttcctgaattgggacgttgggaacagctccatctttaagtagcctcttaaatttggcttggcaattaatatcgcttagtacctgagtattaatgttgaaagaatcctcagtgaaatggtccgaacacagtttgtgggaaacagtgggtgcaaagttttttcaacaggtgttctgtaaagttatcctacctcttggatttgtcctaccaagcctactgcgcatgtgcgaagcctactgcgcattagtgatgggaatttcggctctttttcgggagccggctcttttggctcttcttactataaggagccaaaagagcagctgtgaatgacatcaacccccccagccAAAAAAAGtaagcgtacaccatgctactttttttcctttgaatggtaatagacaacacaaagacgcaatcggacagcaactttttttgtgaaagtctctctctctctgaggcacctaaggacaaaaaactaattcggcttcacttcaaagagccggctctttgaaccggatcgttcgcgaccgacacatcactactgcgcatgcgcaggtgagcccacactttcctcagcttcgggtccttggggaatgcaaaaaaacttactccagggcatttcccattggaattattgcaaccataagcagcacaatacaccatgatgttcaatgtacgttaaagactataaaaacaattttcttgttatccacttctccattcatctacccgcttgtgctgtgcccgaaagtttttgtgacgtatgatcacgtgacagcggctcttccggttgtagaaaatgcatatcggaagtcgagcagaaatgccatataatcatcacgaatataacgattttgctgaatttaatagatgattttgtatttgttgatgcaattaattcatatttttaatggaaagaaactgatatagcgtgcatttatgtttcatgtcccatatcctttaaactaCAAATTAAATCCAGATTATATACCTAATGTGTTGACActacaaaaaaattaaatttaaaaaaaaaatgctctgtgacTCCAGTAAATAGGCAAGAcatacatataataataatacaatagcCATCTCAAGAGATGTACAAGATCTTTTGATTGTCATGTGCAAGTGAAGTCAATATACAGTAATTCATAATCATTTCAGCTGTCCACACATTGACTCGCTGAAGATTGCAACCCACAATTGTGCAAATAAAACTTCCTTTATTGGTTATGAGTTTCATTCTAGTTTCTCAAAAGCATTAAGTATTTTGATCATAAGCATTTGATATAACAACACTGAGCTGTATAATGAGCACGTGAATGCATCAGTGACATAAATATTTACAGTACAGCCACATTAAAATTCTAAATTACGAACTGACTTAATTCGAAAATGTCACGCTTTTTGTAATTCACAGTGAGAGCAGGAAGCTCTTCAGTATCCCTTTAGCAGGATATGGCagaaatacagggttagtcaaaattatgttaacacttaaatggtagaaaccatttattcacaaaacatacatcatatacactaccgttcaaaagtttggggtcacccagacaattttgtgttttctatgacaagtcacacttttatttaccaccataagttgtaaaatgaatagaaaatatagtcaagacatttttctggccattttgagcatttaatcgaccccgcaaatgtgatgctccagaaactcaatctgctcaaaggaaggtcagttttatagcttctctaaagagctaaactgttttcagctgtgctaacatgattgtacaagggttttctaatcctccattagccttctgaggcaatgagcaaacacattgtaccattagaacactggagtgatagttgctggaaatgggcctctatacacctatggagatattgcaccaaaaaccagacatttgcagctagaatagtcatttagcacattagcaatgtatagagtggatttctgattagtttaaagtgatcttcattgaaaagaacagtgcttttctttcaaaaataaggaaatttcaaagtgaccccaaacttttgaacggtagcgtatgcaagatgatttacaggacggtctgcaCCATCCGTAAGCAGACGTCTGacatcactgttggggtgtcaaaaaagtaaggcccaattacgccagcagcggtcacggcgcaccacacattcaggagaaaaataatccattaatgttaacataattttgactaaccctgtatattcgTGTACAGTATTTTTCAATGCATAATACACAATACTTCAAAAGTAAATAGATCAAATTAAAATATACAATATAAGACAATAAACAATAATTATGAAAATATACAAAATATAAAAGGGACGGGAAGTCAGTGCTACGTCATGTTAGCAACCTGGCGAATGACAGCTAACGCTCTGTATTCTTCACAAACCACAGTGATGGCCTGTACCGAGTGCATCATGAAGGGTCAGCTATTCGTACTGTCGCTTAGGCTTCAAGTATTTCTGTTCTACAAATGCGAAATAGTTGTTACCTCCTTACAGAGTAATAGCAGCTTCATCTAGCAACTAGCATCTGGTTTTCTAGCGAAAggtaaaatacttttttttttaa from Neoarius graeffei isolate fNeoGra1 chromosome 24, fNeoGra1.pri, whole genome shotgun sequence harbors:
- the LOC132872509 gene encoding P2Y purinoceptor 2-like; protein product: MNNTTETCSREESQHISLTVFLCLVYTIGLLLNVFSLWIFIFRMSKWNAGTVLQFNLAISDALAFPAIPLLAAYFVNGNNWEFGRFLCTLKIALLSAHFYGSILFLTLISIHRYVVVVHFKRSLRIKRKAFVKKLCFGVWCFLLIGAIIYGILLPVTSEDGHKQCLSIHQTRLASKYFIINFVLIGLGFLVPFTVAVVCYSCLARTVTQVNSKSLHSQSVKTKSLRTIGICLVIFGFCFFPLNVTRTVAVVLKKYFPGHCQLLIRVETAYYSSYVLAGVNCCLDPLIYFFGSHSFNKSFRGSVKIRSEKEKDNRTESDTISYSANRNAICTVSSGMM